One window from the genome of Clupea harengus chromosome 19, Ch_v2.0.2, whole genome shotgun sequence encodes:
- the tbc1d5 gene encoding TBC1 domain family member 5 isoform X1, whose protein sequence is MQHPNFETRHPLQTEEQETGYDPLQNFNRNRGLGGSLDSGLTPESTFISYRKEWDGWFQNSNYLPRIRQAGIIGRLRSSRFRSVCWKLYLEVLPEDKTQWINKTKALRDQYEKIKEMHITNPRKAAGQQDLVVNNPLSQDEGSLWNKFFQDKELRGMIKQDVMRTFPEMRYFQEEDVRTKLTDILFCYARENQQLLYKQGMHELLAPIVFVLHCDHQAFQHASETANPSEDMKELLNPMFHEHDAYAMFSHLMETAEPWFSSYEREVRKGKEEMMTSMPFARPQDAGPSVAVVTKVNRIQEQLVKKHDIELYMHLNRLEIAPQIYGIRWVRLLFGREFPLQDLLVVWDALFADSITLDLVDYVFVAMLLYIRDALIASNFQTCLGLLMHYPPVGDIHSMLQKSLFLRDPKNNPRPVNYQFQQNLDYYKTRGAEMFNKTRSASTRAPPLNINKVSSSLLSFGRKLISPAISGGAASGISPINSEVLSATPMPAATRHSSDPASAGPTPSHSAVSHAQTQSHRLLKSESMPVQLSKDVGCSGSQVSLPTQILSDTPGYSSRTVSSSPSIESLSSGRDHAMASPPLPASRGRDSSTSSPPLSATKKDSFFNISRSRSHSKTVGRRDTEELEAQVSFLQGQINDLEAMSKYCGKMMNVHIGKIQEVILQEHLQKEDEVLVSLAGLKQIKDILKGALRFNQSQLEAEENEELTIADDHYCSTAAHALAQAQMHAQAHTHAHTHAHTHAHTDAHTDAHTHSPQQKPLEQELESHQDTDTVRDMPPTIPQQQVAEGRNWDDYILVSQDGNGDGEGDGEGDGDGDGNGDDDGDSDGVLPPAESLGTPIKPTFHDPLAITTPGSSSPEEGSTHSKDSDFTIVNPADL, encoded by the exons GGCACCCTCTGCAGACGGAGGAGCAGGAAACAGGATATGACCCTCTCCAGAACTTCAACAGGAACCGCGGGC tAGGAGGATCACTGGACAGTGGCTTAACGCCCGAATCTACATTCATCTCCTACAG GAAAGAGTGGGATGGCTGGTTCCAGAACAGTAACTACCTGCCGCgcatcaggcaggcaggcattaTCGGCCGATTGCGGAGCAGCCGATTCCGCAGTGTGTGCTGGAAG ctgTATCTTGAGGTGCTTCCAGAGGATAAGACTCAATGGATCAACAAGACCAAGGCGCTCCGAGACCAGTATGAGAAGATCAAAGAGATG CACATTACAAACCCACGGAAAGCTGCTGGCCAACAGGACCTTGTGGTAAACAACCCTCTATCGCAGGATGAGGGG AGTTTGTGGAATAAGTTCTTTCAAGACAAGGAGCTGAGAGGGATGATCAAACAAGACGTCATGAGAAC GTTTCCAGAGATGAGGTATTTCCAGGAGGAAGACGTGAGGACGAAACTCACTGACATTCTTTTCTGTTACGCTCGAGAGAACCAGCAGCTGCTCtacaaacag ggcATGCACGAGTTGTTGGCTCCCATAGTGTTTGTATTGCACTGTGATCACCAGGCCTTTCAGCACGCAAGTGAAACCGCCAATCCCAG TGAAGACATGAAGGAGTTGTTGAATCCCATGTTCCATGAACACGATGCCTA TGCCATGTTCTCTCACCTGATGGAGACTGCTGAACCCTGGTTCTCCAGCTATGAACGGGAGGTCAGGAAG ggcAAAGAGGAGATGATGACTAGCATGCCCTTCGCTCGGCCGCAGGATGCAGGCCCATCCGTTGCCGTAGTTACCAAAGTGAACCGCATCCAGGAGCAGTTGGTGAAGAAGCATGACATCGAGCTGTACATGCACCTCAACCGCCTGGAGATAGCGCCGCAGATCTAcggcat tcGCTGGGTGCGGCTGCTGTTTGGTAGAGAGTTCCCTCTGCAGGACCTGCTGGTGGTGTGGGATGCTCTGTTCGCTGACAGCATCACTCTGGACCTGGTGGACTATGTGTTTGTAGCCATGCTGCTTTACATCAGAGATGCat tgattGCCAGTAACTTCCAGACGTGTCTAGGACTCCTCATGCACTATCCCCCGGTTGGAGACATCCATTCCATGCTGCAGAAGTCACTCTTCCTGAGAGacccaaag AATAATCCTCGGCCGGTAAACTATCAGTTCCAGCAGAACCTCGATTACTACAAAACCCGTGGAGCTGAAATGTTCAATAAGAcacg TAGTGCGAGTACTAGGGCCCCCCCTCTCAACATAAACAAAGTCTCCAGCTCTCTGCTGAGCTTCGGACGCAAGCTCATCTCCCCGGCGATATCGGGCGGAGCCGCCAGCGGCATCTCACCAATCAACAGCGAGGTGCTGTCGGCCACGCCCATGCCTGCAGCCACCCGCCACTCATCGGACCCGGCCAGTGCtggccccaccccctcccactcGGCCGTGTCGCACGCGCAGACGCAGTCACACCGACTGCTCAAGTCTGAGAGTATGCCTGTACAGCTGAGCAAag ATGTAGGCTGTAGTGGGTCTCAGGTCTCTCTCCCTACCCAGATTCTTTCTGATACCCCAG gataCTCCTCGAGGACGGTTAGCTCCTCCCCTAGTATTGAAAGTCTGTCTAGTGGGCGTGACCATGCCATGGCGTCCCCGCCCCTCCCCGCATCAAGAGGGCGGGACTCCAGCACCTCGTCCCCGCCCCTCTCTGCCACTAAGAAAGACTCCTTCTTCAACATCAGCCGCTCACGATCCCACAGCAAGACTGTGGGCAGGAGAGACACG gaggagctggaggcccAGGTGTCATTTCTGCAGGGTCAGATTAATGACCTGGAGGCCATGAGCAAATACTGTGGCAAGATGATGAATGTGCACATCG GTAAAATCCAGGAGGTGATTTTGCAGGAGCATCTGCAGAAGGAGGATGAGGTTTTAGTGTCACTGGCTGGACTAAAGCAG attaagGATATCCTGAAGGGGGCGCTGCGCTTCAACCAGAGTCAGCTGGAAGCAGAGGAGAACGAGGAACTCACCATCGCTGACGATCACTACTGTTCCACCGCTGCACACGCTCTCGCACAGGCTCAAATGCatgctcaagcacacacacacgctcacacacacgctcacacacacgctcacacagacgctcacacagacgctcacacacactcacctcagcaGAAGCctctggagcaggagctggaatCTCACCAGGACACGGACACTGTGAGGGACATGCCCCCAACGATACCCCAACAACAg GTAGCTGAGGGCCGCAACTGGGATGACTACATCCTGGTCTCTCAGGACGGTAATGGTGATGGCGAAGGTGATGGCGAAG GTGATGGCGATGGTGATGGTAATGGCGACGATGATGGTGACAGCGATGGCGTGCTACCACCAGCCGAGAGTCTGGGCACGCCCATCAAGCCTACCTTCCATGACCCACTGGCCATCACCACCCCTGGGTCATCCAGCCCAGAAGAGGGCAGCACCCACAGCAAAGACTCCGACTTCACCATCGTTAACCCTGCCGACCTCTAA
- the tbc1d5 gene encoding TBC1 domain family member 5 isoform X2, whose protein sequence is MQHPNFETRHPLQTEEQETGYDPLQNFNRNRGLGGSLDSGLTPESTFISYRKEWDGWFQNSNYLPRIRQAGIIGRLRSSRFRSVCWKLYLEVLPEDKTQWINKTKALRDQYEKIKEMHITNPRKAAGQQDLVVNNPLSQDEGSLWNKFFQDKELRGMIKQDVMRTFPEMRYFQEEDVRTKLTDILFCYARENQQLLYKQGMHELLAPIVFVLHCDHQAFQHASETANPSEDMKELLNPMFHEHDAYAMFSHLMETAEPWFSSYEREVRKGKEEMMTSMPFARPQDAGPSVAVVTKVNRIQEQLVKKHDIELYMHLNRLEIAPQIYGIRWVRLLFGREFPLQDLLVVWDALFADSITLDLVDYVFVAMLLYIRDALIASNFQTCLGLLMHYPPVGDIHSMLQKSLFLRDPKNNPRPVNYQFQQNLDYYKTRGAEMFNKTRSASTRAPPLNINKVSSSLLSFGRKLISPAISGGAASGISPINSEVLSATPMPAATRHSSDPASAGPTPSHSAVSHAQTQSHRLLKSESMPVQLSKDVGCSGSQVSLPTQILSDTPGYSSRTVSSSPSIESLSSGRDHAMASPPLPASRGRDSSTSSPPLSATKKDSFFNISRSRSHSKTVGRRDTEELEAQVSFLQGQINDLEAMSKYCGKMMNVHIGKIQEVILQEHLQKEDEVLVSLAGLKQIKDILKGALRFNQSQLEAEENEELTIADDHYCSTAAHALAQAQMHAQAHTHAHTHAHTHAHTDAHTDAHTHSPQQKPLEQELESHQDTDTVRDMPPTIPQQQVAEGRNWDDYILVSQDGNGDGEGDGEGDGDGDGNGDDDGDSDGVLPPAESLGTPIKPTFHDPLAITTPGSSSPEEGSTHSKDSDFTIVNPADL, encoded by the exons GGCACCCTCTGCAGACGGAGGAGCAGGAAACAGGATATGACCCTCTCCAGAACTTCAACAGGAACCGCGGGC tAGGAGGATCACTGGACAGTGGCTTAACGCCCGAATCTACATTCATCTCCTACAG GAAAGAGTGGGATGGCTGGTTCCAGAACAGTAACTACCTGCCGCgcatcaggcaggcaggcattaTCGGCCGATTGCGGAGCAGCCGATTCCGCAGTGTGTGCTGGAAG ctgTATCTTGAGGTGCTTCCAGAGGATAAGACTCAATGGATCAACAAGACCAAGGCGCTCCGAGACCAGTATGAGAAGATCAAAGAGATG CACATTACAAACCCACGGAAAGCTGCTGGCCAACAGGACCTTGTGGTAAACAACCCTCTATCGCAGGATGAGGGG AGTTTGTGGAATAAGTTCTTTCAAGACAAGGAGCTGAGAGGGATGATCAAACAAGACGTCATGAGAAC GTTTCCAGAGATGAGGTATTTCCAGGAGGAAGACGTGAGGACGAAACTCACTGACATTCTTTTCTGTTACGCTCGAGAGAACCAGCAGCTGCTCtacaaacag ggcATGCACGAGTTGTTGGCTCCCATAGTGTTTGTATTGCACTGTGATCACCAGGCCTTTCAGCACGCAAGTGAAACCGCCAATCCCAG TGAAGACATGAAGGAGTTGTTGAATCCCATGTTCCATGAACACGATGCCTA TGCCATGTTCTCTCACCTGATGGAGACTGCTGAACCCTGGTTCTCCAGCTATGAACGGGAGGTCAGGAAG ggcAAAGAGGAGATGATGACTAGCATGCCCTTCGCTCGGCCGCAGGATGCAGGCCCATCCGTTGCCGTAGTTACCAAAGTGAACCGCATCCAGGAGCAGTTGGTGAAGAAGCATGACATCGAGCTGTACATGCACCTCAACCGCCTGGAGATAGCGCCGCAGATCTAcggcat tcGCTGGGTGCGGCTGCTGTTTGGTAGAGAGTTCCCTCTGCAGGACCTGCTGGTGGTGTGGGATGCTCTGTTCGCTGACAGCATCACTCTGGACCTGGTGGACTATGTGTTTGTAGCCATGCTGCTTTACATCAGAGATGCat tgattGCCAGTAACTTCCAGACGTGTCTAGGACTCCTCATGCACTATCCCCCGGTTGGAGACATCCATTCCATGCTGCAGAAGTCACTCTTCCTGAGAGacccaaag AATAATCCTCGGCCGGTAAACTATCAGTTCCAGCAGAACCTCGATTACTACAAAACCCGTGGAGCTGAAATGTTCAATAAGAcacg TAGTGCGAGTACTAGGGCCCCCCCTCTCAACATAAACAAAGTCTCCAGCTCTCTGCTGAGCTTCGGACGCAAGCTCATCTCCCCGGCGATATCGGGCGGAGCCGCCAGCGGCATCTCACCAATCAACAGCGAGGTGCTGTCGGCCACGCCCATGCCTGCAGCCACCCGCCACTCATCGGACCCGGCCAGTGCtggccccaccccctcccactcGGCCGTGTCGCACGCGCAGACGCAGTCACACCGACTGCTCAAGTCTGAGAGTATGCCTGTACAGCTGAGCAAag ATGTAGGCTGTAGTGGGTCTCAGGTCTCTCTCCCTACCCAGATTCTTTCTGATACCCCAG gataCTCCTCGAGGACGGTTAGCTCCTCCCCTAGTATTGAAAGTCTGTCTAGTGGGCGTGACCATGCCATGGCGTCCCCGCCCCTCCCCGCATCAAGAGGGCGGGACTCCAGCACCTCGTCCCCGCCCCTCTCTGCCACTAAGAAAGACTCCTTCTTCAACATCAGCCGCTCACGATCCCACAGCAAGACTGTGGGCAGGAGAGACACG gaggagctggaggcccAGGTGTCATTTCTGCAGGGTCAGATTAATGACCTGGAGGCCATGAGCAAATACTGTGGCAAGATGATGAATGTGCACATCG GTAAAATCCAGGAGGTGATTTTGCAGGAGCATCTGCAGAAGGAGGATGAGGTTTTAGTGTCACTGGCTGGACTAAAGCAG attaagGATATCCTGAAGGGGGCGCTGCGCTTCAACCAGAGTCAGCTGGAAGCAGAGGAGAACGAGGAACTCACCATCGCTGACGATCACTACTGTTCCACCGCTGCACACGCTCTCGCACAGGCTCAAATGCatgctcaagcacacacacacgctcacacacacgctcacacacacgctcacacagacgctcacacagacgctcacacacactcacctcagcaGAAGCctctggagcaggagctggaatCTCACCAGGACACGGACACTGTGAGGGACATGCCCCCAACGATACCCCAACAACAg GTAGCTGAGGGCCGCAACTGGGATGACTACATCCTGGTCTCTCAGGACGGTAATGGTGATGGCGAAGGTGATGGCGAAGGTGATGGCGATGGTGATGGTAATGGCGACGATGATGGTGACAGCGATGGCGTGCTACCACCAGCCGAGAGTCTGGGCACGCCCATCAAGCCTACCTTCCATGACCCACTGGCCATCACCACCCCTGGGTCATCCAGCCCAGAAGAGGGCAGCACCCACAGCAAAGACTCCGACTTCACCATCGTTAACCCTGCCGACCTCTAA
- the tbc1d5 gene encoding TBC1 domain family member 5 isoform X3, producing the protein MQHPNFETRHPLQTEEQETGYDPLQNFNRNRGLGGSLDSGLTPESTFISYRKEWDGWFQNSNYLPRIRQAGIIGRLRSSRFRSVCWKLYLEVLPEDKTQWINKTKALRDQYEKIKEMHITNPRKAAGQQDLVVNNPLSQDEGSLWNKFFQDKELRGMIKQDVMRTFPEMRYFQEEDVRTKLTDILFCYARENQQLLYKQGMHELLAPIVFVLHCDHQAFQHASETANPSEDMKELLNPMFHEHDAYAMFSHLMETAEPWFSSYEREVRKGKEEMMTSMPFARPQDAGPSVAVVTKVNRIQEQLVKKHDIELYMHLNRLEIAPQIYGIRWVRLLFGREFPLQDLLVVWDALFADSITLDLVDYVFVAMLLYIRDALIASNFQTCLGLLMHYPPVGDIHSMLQKSLFLRDPKNNPRPVNYQFQQNLDYYKTRGAEMFNKTRSASTRAPPLNINKVSSSLLSFGRKLISPAISGGAASGISPINSEVLSATPMPAATRHSSDPASAGPTPSHSAVSHAQTQSHRLLKSESMPVQLSKGYSSRTVSSSPSIESLSSGRDHAMASPPLPASRGRDSSTSSPPLSATKKDSFFNISRSRSHSKTVGRRDTEELEAQVSFLQGQINDLEAMSKYCGKMMNVHIGKIQEVILQEHLQKEDEVLVSLAGLKQIKDILKGALRFNQSQLEAEENEELTIADDHYCSTAAHALAQAQMHAQAHTHAHTHAHTHAHTDAHTDAHTHSPQQKPLEQELESHQDTDTVRDMPPTIPQQQVAEGRNWDDYILVSQDGNGDGEGDGEGDGDGDGNGDDDGDSDGVLPPAESLGTPIKPTFHDPLAITTPGSSSPEEGSTHSKDSDFTIVNPADL; encoded by the exons GGCACCCTCTGCAGACGGAGGAGCAGGAAACAGGATATGACCCTCTCCAGAACTTCAACAGGAACCGCGGGC tAGGAGGATCACTGGACAGTGGCTTAACGCCCGAATCTACATTCATCTCCTACAG GAAAGAGTGGGATGGCTGGTTCCAGAACAGTAACTACCTGCCGCgcatcaggcaggcaggcattaTCGGCCGATTGCGGAGCAGCCGATTCCGCAGTGTGTGCTGGAAG ctgTATCTTGAGGTGCTTCCAGAGGATAAGACTCAATGGATCAACAAGACCAAGGCGCTCCGAGACCAGTATGAGAAGATCAAAGAGATG CACATTACAAACCCACGGAAAGCTGCTGGCCAACAGGACCTTGTGGTAAACAACCCTCTATCGCAGGATGAGGGG AGTTTGTGGAATAAGTTCTTTCAAGACAAGGAGCTGAGAGGGATGATCAAACAAGACGTCATGAGAAC GTTTCCAGAGATGAGGTATTTCCAGGAGGAAGACGTGAGGACGAAACTCACTGACATTCTTTTCTGTTACGCTCGAGAGAACCAGCAGCTGCTCtacaaacag ggcATGCACGAGTTGTTGGCTCCCATAGTGTTTGTATTGCACTGTGATCACCAGGCCTTTCAGCACGCAAGTGAAACCGCCAATCCCAG TGAAGACATGAAGGAGTTGTTGAATCCCATGTTCCATGAACACGATGCCTA TGCCATGTTCTCTCACCTGATGGAGACTGCTGAACCCTGGTTCTCCAGCTATGAACGGGAGGTCAGGAAG ggcAAAGAGGAGATGATGACTAGCATGCCCTTCGCTCGGCCGCAGGATGCAGGCCCATCCGTTGCCGTAGTTACCAAAGTGAACCGCATCCAGGAGCAGTTGGTGAAGAAGCATGACATCGAGCTGTACATGCACCTCAACCGCCTGGAGATAGCGCCGCAGATCTAcggcat tcGCTGGGTGCGGCTGCTGTTTGGTAGAGAGTTCCCTCTGCAGGACCTGCTGGTGGTGTGGGATGCTCTGTTCGCTGACAGCATCACTCTGGACCTGGTGGACTATGTGTTTGTAGCCATGCTGCTTTACATCAGAGATGCat tgattGCCAGTAACTTCCAGACGTGTCTAGGACTCCTCATGCACTATCCCCCGGTTGGAGACATCCATTCCATGCTGCAGAAGTCACTCTTCCTGAGAGacccaaag AATAATCCTCGGCCGGTAAACTATCAGTTCCAGCAGAACCTCGATTACTACAAAACCCGTGGAGCTGAAATGTTCAATAAGAcacg TAGTGCGAGTACTAGGGCCCCCCCTCTCAACATAAACAAAGTCTCCAGCTCTCTGCTGAGCTTCGGACGCAAGCTCATCTCCCCGGCGATATCGGGCGGAGCCGCCAGCGGCATCTCACCAATCAACAGCGAGGTGCTGTCGGCCACGCCCATGCCTGCAGCCACCCGCCACTCATCGGACCCGGCCAGTGCtggccccaccccctcccactcGGCCGTGTCGCACGCGCAGACGCAGTCACACCGACTGCTCAAGTCTGAGAGTATGCCTGTACAGCTGAGCAAag gataCTCCTCGAGGACGGTTAGCTCCTCCCCTAGTATTGAAAGTCTGTCTAGTGGGCGTGACCATGCCATGGCGTCCCCGCCCCTCCCCGCATCAAGAGGGCGGGACTCCAGCACCTCGTCCCCGCCCCTCTCTGCCACTAAGAAAGACTCCTTCTTCAACATCAGCCGCTCACGATCCCACAGCAAGACTGTGGGCAGGAGAGACACG gaggagctggaggcccAGGTGTCATTTCTGCAGGGTCAGATTAATGACCTGGAGGCCATGAGCAAATACTGTGGCAAGATGATGAATGTGCACATCG GTAAAATCCAGGAGGTGATTTTGCAGGAGCATCTGCAGAAGGAGGATGAGGTTTTAGTGTCACTGGCTGGACTAAAGCAG attaagGATATCCTGAAGGGGGCGCTGCGCTTCAACCAGAGTCAGCTGGAAGCAGAGGAGAACGAGGAACTCACCATCGCTGACGATCACTACTGTTCCACCGCTGCACACGCTCTCGCACAGGCTCAAATGCatgctcaagcacacacacacgctcacacacacgctcacacacacgctcacacagacgctcacacagacgctcacacacactcacctcagcaGAAGCctctggagcaggagctggaatCTCACCAGGACACGGACACTGTGAGGGACATGCCCCCAACGATACCCCAACAACAg GTAGCTGAGGGCCGCAACTGGGATGACTACATCCTGGTCTCTCAGGACGGTAATGGTGATGGCGAAGGTGATGGCGAAGGTGATGGCGATGGTGATGGTAATGGCGACGATGATGGTGACAGCGATGGCGTGCTACCACCAGCCGAGAGTCTGGGCACGCCCATCAAGCCTACCTTCCATGACCCACTGGCCATCACCACCCCTGGGTCATCCAGCCCAGAAGAGGGCAGCACCCACAGCAAAGACTCCGACTTCACCATCGTTAACCCTGCCGACCTCTAA